The following proteins are encoded in a genomic region of Sneathiella marina:
- a CDS encoding enoyl-CoA hydratase-related protein: MSYSTILLDIQDGVAKLTLNRPEKLNSFSSLMHRELKDIRPELESDSVRCVLITGAGRAFGAGADLSDEGDAENPRLTAGEALEKQYNPLILFLRELDKPVIAAVNGIAAGASMSLALASDIVLAAHSAYFLQAFCHIGLIPDAGSTYFLPRLIGSGKAMGLAMLGDKISAEEAERMGLIWKVYEDDELMEAAENLAIRMASGPTKGYALIKQAMNASLGNNLKAQLDVERDFQQIAHHTEDFQEGVSAFMEKRPAKFKGR, translated from the coding sequence ATGTCTTATTCGACCATTTTACTTGATATTCAGGATGGAGTAGCAAAACTTACTCTTAACCGCCCTGAGAAATTAAACAGTTTCAGCAGCCTAATGCATCGGGAATTGAAAGATATCCGGCCCGAGTTGGAAAGCGATAGCGTCCGATGTGTCCTGATAACCGGCGCTGGCCGAGCATTTGGAGCAGGCGCCGATCTGTCTGATGAAGGGGATGCTGAAAATCCCCGCCTCACCGCTGGTGAGGCGCTGGAGAAACAATATAATCCATTAATCCTTTTCCTTCGCGAACTGGACAAGCCGGTCATTGCCGCTGTAAATGGAATTGCCGCTGGCGCCAGCATGAGTCTGGCCCTTGCAAGCGATATTGTTCTTGCTGCCCATTCAGCCTATTTCTTGCAAGCTTTTTGCCATATTGGCCTCATCCCTGATGCTGGAAGTACTTATTTCCTGCCCCGGCTTATCGGATCAGGCAAGGCCATGGGTCTTGCTATGCTGGGTGACAAGATTTCCGCAGAAGAAGCTGAGAGAATGGGCCTCATCTGGAAGGTTTATGAGGATGACGAGCTTATGGAGGCGGCCGAAAACCTTGCAATACGTATGGCTTCCGGCCCGACTAAGGGATATGCCCTGATCAAGCAGGCGATGAATGCCAGCCTAGGAAATAATCTTAAAGCCCAGTTGGATGTGGAGCGAGATTTCCAACAAATTGCTCATCACACAGAAGATTTTCAGGAAGGTGTCTCAGCTTTCATGGAAAAACGGCCGGCAAAATTTAAAGGTCGTTGA
- the paaI gene encoding hydroxyphenylacetyl-CoA thioesterase PaaI gives MADNESLSPEDVAKTVAETMYRKDIAAQHLGIALKEIGPGRAVMTMRVTDTMLNGHNICHGGYVFTLADTAFAYACNAYNQNAVAQSAQINFLKAVAPDTLLTATAEEQSRTGRTGLYDITVTNEQDDIVALFRGNSHTIKGQMIPGLTSKEEK, from the coding sequence ATGGCGGATAATGAAAGCCTTTCACCCGAAGATGTAGCGAAAACAGTTGCGGAGACCATGTATCGAAAGGATATCGCTGCGCAACATCTTGGGATTGCCCTTAAGGAAATCGGACCGGGCCGGGCTGTCATGACAATGCGGGTTACAGACACCATGTTGAACGGTCACAATATCTGTCACGGCGGGTACGTCTTTACCCTTGCCGATACCGCTTTCGCCTATGCCTGCAATGCGTATAATCAAAATGCAGTGGCTCAATCCGCACAAATAAATTTCCTGAAAGCAGTCGCTCCAGATACTCTATTAACAGCAACGGCAGAAGAACAATCAAGAACCGGTCGAACGGGCTTGTATGACATTACGGTTACCAATGAGCAGGATGACATCGTTGCTCTTTTCCGCGGTAACTCTCACACTATTAAGGGTCAAATGATCCCGGGTCTCACATCGAAAGAAGAAAAATGA
- the pcaF gene encoding 3-oxoadipyl-CoA thiolase, translating into MKNAYICDATRTPIGRYGGSLSAVRPDDLGAIPIKALMERNPSVDWEKVDDVIFGNANQAGEDNRNVARMSSLLAGLPDTVSGATINRLCGSGMDATATVARQIMTGEAELGISGGVESMSRAPFVMGKATAAFSRNAEVYDTTIGWRFVNKKMHEGFGTDSMPETAENVAEDYQVRREDQDLFALRSQEKAAAAQENGMLAEEITPVHIPQRKGDPIVVDRDEHPRATSIEKLAALKAPFRAGGSVTAGNASGVNDGACAILLASEEAIEKYGLTAKARVVGAATAGVPPRIMGMGPAPASKKLLERLGLSIDEMDVIELNEAFAAQGLAVMRELGLKDDDPRVNPLGGAIALGHPLGMSGARLITTAMYQLQRTGGRYALCTMCIGVGQGIATVIERI; encoded by the coding sequence ATGAAAAATGCATATATTTGTGACGCGACAAGAACACCAATTGGCCGCTATGGCGGTTCCCTGTCGGCCGTCCGGCCCGACGATCTCGGTGCGATTCCCATCAAGGCTTTGATGGAGAGAAACCCGTCTGTTGACTGGGAGAAGGTCGACGACGTGATCTTTGGTAATGCCAATCAAGCCGGAGAAGACAATCGGAATGTTGCCCGCATGAGCTCCTTATTGGCGGGATTGCCGGATACAGTGTCCGGTGCAACCATCAACCGTTTATGCGGATCCGGCATGGACGCCACGGCAACAGTCGCCCGGCAAATTATGACAGGTGAAGCCGAGCTGGGAATTTCTGGCGGTGTGGAAAGCATGAGCCGAGCGCCATTTGTTATGGGGAAAGCCACAGCAGCATTTTCGCGCAATGCAGAAGTCTATGACACAACCATTGGCTGGCGTTTCGTTAATAAGAAAATGCATGAGGGTTTTGGAACTGATTCAATGCCTGAAACCGCTGAAAATGTCGCAGAGGATTATCAGGTCCGACGGGAAGATCAGGATCTTTTTGCCCTGCGTAGTCAGGAAAAAGCCGCTGCAGCTCAAGAAAATGGGATGTTGGCGGAAGAAATCACTCCGGTTCATATTCCCCAACGAAAAGGCGATCCCATTGTTGTTGATCGCGATGAACATCCGCGGGCAACGAGTATCGAAAAACTGGCTGCCCTGAAGGCACCGTTCCGTGCTGGAGGGTCGGTGACCGCCGGTAACGCATCCGGTGTCAATGATGGCGCCTGCGCTATTTTGCTGGCATCTGAAGAAGCCATCGAAAAATACGGCCTGACCGCAAAAGCACGGGTTGTTGGCGCAGCCACAGCCGGCGTTCCTCCCCGTATCATGGGGATGGGTCCCGCCCCGGCCAGCAAGAAGCTTCTCGAGCGCTTGGGACTCAGTATTGACGAAATGGATGTTATTGAACTGAATGAAGCTTTTGCTGCCCAAGGTCTTGCTGTCATGCGGGAACTGGGTTTGAAAGATGACGATCCAAGGGTCAATCCCTTAGGCGGCGCCATTGCCCTGGGCCATCCCTTGGGAATGTCGGGCGCGCGTTTGATCACAACGGCCATGTATCAGCTGCAACGGACAGGTGGACGGTATGCCCTTTGCACCATGTGCATCGGCGTCGGTCAGGGTATCGCGACTGTAATTGAGCGGATATAA
- the paaK gene encoding phenylacetate--CoA ligase PaaK, with translation MRLTPPTHAELDPIEIASRDEISALQVERLKTSLAHSYANVPLFKDRFDAAGVHPEDFHSLEDLAKFPFCKKQDLRDNYPFGMVAVPKSDIVRFHASSGTTGRATVVAYTQNDIDNWADLGARSIRACGGTRDHTVHVTYGYGLFTGGLGAHYGAERLGCAVVPMSGGQTERQVQVINDFGADIIMVTPSYMLAIAEEYERQGIDPRKSPLKAGIFGAEPWTNAMREQIEDRFDIDALDIYGLSEVMGPGVAVECLESKDGPVIWEDHFYPEIIDPDTGEVLPDGEQGELVFSSLTKEAFPVIRYRTGDLSRLLPGTSRSMRRMEKITGRTDDMLIIRGVNLFPSQVEELVVQTGGLSAHYVLEVRREGALDTLTVRVERDLSATPDDATAKELQHRIKGVLGVSAAIDICEPGSIDRSLGKAKRVLDLRKI, from the coding sequence ATGCGTCTAACACCACCGACACATGCGGAGCTGGATCCCATTGAAATAGCCAGTCGCGATGAAATATCAGCCTTACAGGTTGAACGTTTAAAAACCAGTCTTGCGCATAGTTATGCGAATGTCCCGCTGTTTAAAGACAGGTTTGATGCGGCTGGTGTTCACCCTGAAGACTTTCATTCCCTTGAAGATCTCGCGAAGTTTCCATTTTGTAAAAAACAGGACCTTCGCGATAACTATCCTTTTGGAATGGTCGCTGTTCCAAAATCAGACATTGTTCGCTTTCACGCTTCTTCCGGTACAACGGGGCGTGCGACGGTTGTCGCCTACACGCAAAATGATATTGATAACTGGGCAGATTTGGGAGCCAGATCAATCAGGGCATGTGGTGGAACGCGAGATCACACAGTCCATGTAACCTATGGATATGGCCTTTTCACAGGCGGTCTGGGTGCACACTATGGGGCAGAGCGTCTCGGTTGCGCCGTTGTTCCCATGTCTGGCGGCCAAACAGAGCGTCAGGTGCAGGTGATAAATGACTTCGGTGCGGACATTATTATGGTGACCCCTTCCTACATGCTCGCCATTGCAGAAGAATATGAACGTCAAGGAATTGATCCTAGAAAAAGCCCCTTAAAAGCCGGTATTTTTGGAGCCGAACCCTGGACCAACGCCATGAGGGAGCAAATTGAAGACCGTTTCGATATTGATGCTTTGGATATTTACGGACTATCTGAAGTAATGGGCCCCGGTGTGGCTGTTGAATGTCTGGAATCCAAAGATGGCCCGGTGATTTGGGAAGATCATTTTTATCCGGAAATCATAGATCCAGATACCGGAGAGGTTCTTCCTGACGGAGAGCAAGGTGAGCTCGTTTTTAGTTCTCTTACGAAAGAAGCATTTCCCGTCATACGCTACAGAACGGGAGATTTATCAAGATTGCTGCCTGGAACCTCCAGATCCATGCGCCGAATGGAAAAGATAACCGGCCGGACAGACGATATGTTGATAATCAGGGGTGTAAATCTATTTCCGTCGCAAGTTGAGGAACTGGTTGTTCAGACCGGCGGATTATCCGCACATTATGTTCTGGAAGTACGGCGTGAGGGCGCGTTGGATACGTTGACAGTCCGCGTAGAACGCGATTTATCTGCCACACCCGATGACGCAACAGCCAAAGAACTGCAACATAGAATAAAGGGAGTGCTTGGGGTCAGCGCTGCCATTGACATTTGCGAACCAGGATCGATCGACAGATCGCTGGGTAAGGCAAAACGAGTATTGGATCTTCGTAAAATTTAA
- a CDS encoding DUF2461 domain-containing protein yields MSTQFSGFPKDLLAFYSELIENNNRPWFNENKQRFKDTVVYPMSDFIEAMAPRLEAIAPMYIADPRPNGGSMFRIYRDVRFSRDPRPYKEHCACQFRHQAGRDAHAPGFYVHIAPNGVRFGGGVYLPPAPVLSEIRRNIHEQGAKWNAIKQDPEFMNAFTDVNGDGLKRAPKGYDIDHPNIIDLRRKTFFIMKPLASIDSITTPGFIDEVDETFQKAVPFMRFLTNAVDLPF; encoded by the coding sequence ATGTCTACGCAATTTTCGGGATTTCCCAAAGACCTTTTGGCCTTTTACTCCGAACTTATCGAAAATAATAATCGCCCCTGGTTTAACGAGAACAAGCAGCGATTTAAGGATACTGTCGTTTACCCGATGAGTGACTTTATCGAAGCCATGGCGCCCCGTCTGGAAGCCATTGCCCCCATGTATATTGCGGATCCCCGCCCAAATGGTGGCTCCATGTTCCGCATCTATCGTGATGTCCGCTTCTCTCGGGATCCCCGCCCCTACAAAGAGCATTGTGCCTGTCAGTTCCGGCATCAGGCTGGCCGGGATGCTCATGCGCCGGGGTTTTATGTACATATTGCCCCAAATGGCGTGCGATTTGGGGGTGGTGTTTATTTACCCCCGGCCCCGGTTCTTTCGGAAATTCGACGTAATATCCACGAGCAAGGTGCGAAATGGAATGCCATCAAGCAAGATCCCGAATTTATGAATGCTTTTACTGACGTAAATGGGGATGGCCTGAAGCGCGCACCTAAGGGCTATGACATAGATCATCCCAATATTATCGATTTACGCCGGAAAACCTTTTTTATCATGAAACCGTTGGCTTCCATTGACAGCATCACGACGCCTGGTTTTATTGATGAAGTCGACGAAACCTTTCAAAAAGCCGTGCCTTTTATGCGTTTCCTGACAAATGCCGTTGATTTGCCCTTTTAG
- a CDS encoding alcohol dehydrogenase codes for MKSYQFEEYGAPLVENIGENPTASGDEVLVNVTACGVCHSDIHMWEGHFDLGHGKQLDIKAGRELPFTLGHEIVGIVTAVGENVTDVAVGDKRVVFPWIGCDQCNICASGNEHLCNRPRALGINVNGGYTDTLVVPNSKYLLDYGDLSKDLACTYTCSGLTAYGALKKVKSRADGGKLLVIGAGGVGLAAMAIAKSVTNADIYVADIDPEKRQAGLDAGAVAAIDPSDPATFKSFMGMTGGGVNATIDFVGAESSAAFGAKVLAKGGKLVIVGLFGGSFSMPIPMFPIKAMSVEGSYVGSLSEMRELMDLAKAGKLSELAITPRPMAEANATLEDLRAGNIVGRVVLQS; via the coding sequence ATGAAAAGCTACCAATTTGAAGAATATGGCGCACCCCTCGTTGAAAATATTGGAGAGAACCCAACAGCATCGGGGGACGAGGTTCTTGTAAATGTAACGGCATGCGGTGTTTGCCACAGTGACATTCATATGTGGGAAGGCCATTTTGATTTGGGGCATGGTAAACAGCTGGATATTAAAGCTGGACGGGAATTGCCCTTCACACTGGGTCACGAGATTGTTGGAATAGTCACGGCAGTTGGAGAGAATGTTACGGATGTTGCAGTTGGTGACAAACGGGTTGTTTTCCCCTGGATCGGTTGCGATCAATGCAATATATGCGCATCGGGGAACGAGCATTTATGCAATCGCCCGCGCGCCTTGGGTATCAACGTAAATGGCGGCTATACGGATACGCTAGTGGTTCCGAACTCAAAATACCTCCTGGATTACGGTGACTTGTCAAAAGATCTTGCTTGTACCTACACCTGTTCTGGGTTGACGGCTTACGGAGCTCTTAAAAAAGTTAAATCCCGAGCAGATGGCGGTAAGCTGTTGGTTATTGGTGCCGGTGGTGTCGGACTTGCAGCCATGGCGATTGCCAAATCCGTAACCAATGCGGATATATATGTGGCAGATATCGACCCTGAAAAACGCCAGGCTGGTCTGGACGCGGGTGCTGTAGCTGCGATTGATCCGTCCGATCCTGCAACCTTTAAAAGCTTTATGGGTATGACCGGTGGCGGTGTGAACGCCACCATTGATTTTGTTGGTGCGGAAAGCAGTGCGGCCTTTGGTGCCAAAGTGCTGGCCAAAGGTGGCAAGCTCGTGATTGTCGGATTATTCGGCGGTAGTTTTTCCATGCCTATCCCCATGTTCCCTATCAAAGCCATGTCGGTGGAGGGAAGTTATGTGGGAAGTTTGTCTGAAATGCGTGAGCTGATGGATTTGGCGAAAGCAGGGAAGCTAAGTGAGCTGGCGATTACGCCGCGTCCAATGGCGGAAGCGAATGCGACACTGGAAGATTTAAGAGCTGGGAATATTGTTGGCCGCGTTGTGCTTCAAAGCTAA
- a CDS encoding LysR family transcriptional regulator — translation MQENLSLIQLQTFLWVTSLRSFRKTAEKMNATQPAISSRIAKLEEILGVRLFERDTGQIRLTAKGLELLPYAEKMLRTSTLLRDRIGDTTTISGILRLGVSETIVHTWLPQFISGLHNRFPDVDVEIMVDATINLRRELTERSLDFAFLMGPVSEFHIENYDLMDFSLIWAASPELQIPIEKQLSLAELAKFPFLTYARNTRPYAEITRQLRQTTELPTRIFPSSSLAAILRMTLDGIGIATLPKAMIKRELETGKLQEIKSDWVPSALKFTASYPTDPYNPITEKVVSLALEITQNYQNRG, via the coding sequence GTGCAGGAAAATCTCAGTTTAATACAATTGCAGACCTTTTTATGGGTGACCTCTCTAAGAAGCTTTCGCAAAACAGCGGAAAAAATGAATGCAACGCAACCTGCCATATCATCGCGCATCGCCAAACTTGAAGAAATTTTGGGTGTTCGGTTGTTTGAACGAGATACAGGTCAAATACGTCTGACGGCCAAAGGACTTGAACTCTTACCGTACGCTGAGAAAATGCTCCGCACTTCCACGCTTTTGCGAGATCGTATCGGAGATACGACAACTATTTCCGGGATTTTACGACTGGGAGTATCTGAAACCATCGTTCATACATGGTTGCCGCAGTTTATTTCGGGTCTCCACAATAGATTTCCGGATGTGGATGTCGAGATTATGGTGGATGCAACAATCAACTTGAGGCGGGAATTGACGGAACGCTCACTTGATTTCGCCTTTTTAATGGGACCGGTTTCAGAATTTCACATTGAAAACTATGACCTTATGGATTTTTCCTTGATATGGGCCGCCTCACCGGAACTGCAGATTCCAATAGAAAAACAGCTATCTTTGGCGGAGTTGGCGAAATTCCCGTTTTTAACCTATGCACGCAACACTCGGCCTTATGCAGAAATCACACGTCAACTGCGACAAACAACAGAACTGCCGACCCGGATTTTCCCGTCCAGTTCTCTGGCCGCTATTCTAAGAATGACCCTTGATGGCATTGGCATTGCAACTCTTCCCAAGGCCATGATAAAACGAGAATTGGAAACTGGAAAATTACAGGAAATTAAATCCGACTGGGTACCTTCGGCCTTAAAATTCACGGCCTCTTATCCAACAGATCCTTATAATCCCATCACTGAAAAAGTTGTCAGTCTTGCATTGGAAATCACTCAAAATTACCAAAATAGGGGCTAA
- a CDS encoding putative hydro-lyase — protein sequence MTKSDAAELFQQLKNCSPDEIRSTIRRGDYCGQTSGLGLGYLQGNVAIVPSKNALDFFRFCQRNPKPCPLIGVTDGGSSLLNDLGKDVDIRSDVPAYNIYRNGDLVETTLDISNIWTNDLVAFVLGCSFSFEEALISEGIPLRHMEENKTVPMYRTNIATTAAGPFTGPLVASMRPMSQIDAIRAVNITSRFPQAHGSPVHVGDPKTIGISNIDAPDWGDATEIKAGEVPVFWACGVTPQAAIRSAKLPIFISHAPGHMLITDIKSWDTTRLQDPNL from the coding sequence ATGACAAAAAGTGACGCTGCTGAACTCTTCCAGCAACTGAAAAACTGCTCCCCTGACGAAATCCGCTCCACCATTCGGCGCGGCGACTATTGCGGGCAGACATCCGGGCTCGGGCTCGGGTATCTGCAAGGTAATGTCGCGATTGTTCCTTCAAAAAATGCACTAGATTTCTTCCGGTTTTGCCAGAGAAATCCGAAACCTTGCCCTTTAATTGGCGTCACGGATGGGGGCAGTTCCCTGCTGAACGATCTTGGTAAGGACGTAGATATCAGAAGTGACGTCCCTGCCTACAACATTTACCGCAACGGTGATCTCGTTGAAACTACACTCGATATCAGCAACATCTGGACAAATGATCTTGTCGCATTCGTTCTCGGTTGCTCGTTTTCCTTTGAGGAGGCGTTGATTTCTGAAGGCATCCCGTTACGGCATATGGAAGAAAACAAGACGGTTCCCATGTATCGTACAAATATTGCAACGACAGCGGCAGGGCCTTTCACCGGGCCGCTGGTCGCGTCCATGCGACCGATGTCGCAAATAGACGCTATTCGGGCCGTAAATATTACATCCCGCTTTCCGCAGGCCCATGGATCGCCCGTTCATGTCGGAGATCCAAAAACAATCGGCATATCAAATATCGATGCGCCGGATTGGGGGGACGCGACAGAAATCAAGGCCGGAGAGGTTCCTGTTTTCTGGGCCTGCGGTGTCACGCCACAAGCGGCAATCCGGTCCGCAAAGCTACCCATTTTCATTTCACATGCACCGGGGCACATGCTGATCACGGACATAAAAAGCTGGGATACCACCCGGCTACAAGACCCGAACCTTTAA
- a CDS encoding TRAP transporter substrate-binding protein — MKTFVKLGSAAAMLAAVSLFGLSAQADDPIVIKGVGTWGSLTNYQKHEGPFWNEKIAAATNGMITGDIKPQTELGLKGFEIMRLLKLGVYDYAYGLPGYVAAENPVFEGGDLSSVTQDIATQRKVAEAYFPILEKAVAETYNAKLLQLYPFPSQMLWCKGAINNIGDLKGKKIRVYATTLGDFVEGVGGTSVTVPFAEVIPALEKGVVDCGITGTMSAYKAKWYQVADHAYTMRVGWGLAFGAMNMDKWNDLGAEKQAALKTELDKLTDAMWDETAKEDAIALDCLSGKKCDIGEKANMTLVTPSDADLKVRDQIASDVILARWAERCGDDCAKNWNASVGTIIGMDATKK, encoded by the coding sequence ATGAAAACATTTGTAAAACTCGGCTCCGCCGCTGCCATGCTAGCAGCGGTCAGCCTTTTCGGATTATCAGCGCAAGCAGATGATCCAATTGTCATCAAGGGCGTTGGCACCTGGGGCAGCTTGACCAATTATCAAAAGCATGAAGGGCCCTTCTGGAACGAAAAAATTGCAGCCGCGACTAATGGCATGATTACCGGAGACATCAAGCCGCAAACCGAGCTCGGCTTGAAAGGCTTCGAAATTATGCGCCTGTTAAAGCTAGGTGTCTATGACTACGCCTATGGTCTGCCAGGGTATGTTGCCGCGGAAAACCCGGTTTTTGAAGGAGGCGATCTTTCCTCGGTCACTCAGGATATCGCGACACAGCGCAAAGTAGCGGAAGCATATTTTCCAATTCTGGAAAAGGCCGTGGCCGAAACTTATAACGCAAAACTGTTGCAGCTTTACCCATTTCCAAGCCAGATGCTGTGGTGCAAAGGCGCCATCAATAACATTGGTGACTTAAAGGGTAAGAAAATTCGTGTTTATGCAACAACCCTTGGTGATTTCGTAGAAGGTGTTGGCGGCACAAGCGTCACGGTGCCATTTGCGGAAGTCATTCCTGCGCTTGAAAAAGGCGTTGTCGATTGCGGCATCACCGGGACAATGTCCGCATATAAAGCAAAATGGTATCAAGTTGCAGATCATGCCTACACCATGCGTGTTGGATGGGGTTTGGCGTTTGGCGCCATGAATATGGACAAATGGAACGATCTGGGCGCCGAAAAACAGGCCGCGTTGAAAACCGAACTGGATAAGCTCACAGACGCAATGTGGGACGAAACAGCAAAAGAAGATGCGATCGCATTGGATTGCCTGTCTGGTAAAAAATGTGACATCGGTGAAAAGGCAAACATGACGTTGGTTACGCCAAGTGACGCCGATCTTAAAGTTCGGGATCAGATAGCCTCAGATGTCATTCTTGCTCGTTGGGCAGAACGCTGTGGTGATGATTGCGCGAAAAACTGGAATGCATCCGTTGGCACGATCATCGGTATGGACGCCACAAAAAAGTAA
- a CDS encoding TRAP transporter small permease subunit, which yields MLNTLLTGCEGISKRLVWLGGILLIGAAFLVTIDVFVRKLFNISLAGSDELSGYAFGMSTSLAFAYAIITRSNIRVDAFYHLFPHWARIASDIIGLALLLGFMGLMAYLGFNLLADSYFHGSRSITPLRTPLAIPQTVWWFGLAFALATGGLILIASLVAVFQKDWTAIQRLVGVKSVDEQITEETVE from the coding sequence ATGTTAAATACGCTTTTGACAGGCTGCGAAGGAATATCAAAAAGACTTGTCTGGCTCGGTGGCATATTACTTATCGGGGCCGCTTTTCTGGTTACAATTGACGTGTTTGTTCGTAAATTGTTCAACATAAGCCTCGCGGGCTCTGATGAATTGTCAGGATATGCTTTTGGTATGTCCACCAGCTTGGCCTTCGCTTATGCAATAATCACCCGATCCAATATTCGCGTAGACGCTTTCTACCATCTCTTTCCCCATTGGGCGCGGATTGCCTCAGATATCATCGGACTGGCCCTTCTCCTCGGGTTTATGGGGTTAATGGCTTATCTGGGCTTCAATCTGTTGGCAGATAGCTATTTTCATGGGTCTCGTTCTATTACACCTTTAAGAACCCCCCTCGCGATCCCACAGACCGTTTGGTGGTTTGGTCTGGCATTTGCCCTCGCCACCGGTGGATTGATCCTAATTGCCTCGTTAGTTGCTGTTTTCCAAAAGGACTGGACCGCGATCCAAAGATTGGTCGGCGTAAAATCCGTCGATGAACAAATCACTGAAGAAACAGTCGAATAA
- a CDS encoding TRAP transporter large permease codes for MLIHAVIVLMGLVALGIPIAAALGWLALSLNFTFSSSPLYLALGDIAWQNSTEFLLVAIPMFVLLGEILLRSGIASKMYEGMVQWLGWLPGGLMHSNIGACSLFAATSGSSVATAATIGTVALPEVNKRKYNERLFLGTLAAGGTLGILIPPSINLILYGLLTDTSVPELYLAGFLPGMLLAGLFMLTVIIACTFKKSWGGTKVEVTWSSRIASLPGLVPPLGIFVVVVGSIYAGLATPTEAASLGVVAAMALAAANKSLTIEMLKGAIEGTMRTTAMIMLIILAAIFLNFILATIGLTQALTQFIISLGLSPFETMLMIIGFLILLGCFMETLSMLLTTAPLLAPIIIQLGYDPVWFGILLMVLLETALITPPIGINLYVVQGIRKSGRLNDVMIGTLPFVLTMFVMIGMLLAFPQIALWLPELVYSR; via the coding sequence ATGTTAATTCATGCAGTAATAGTCCTGATGGGCCTGGTCGCTCTCGGAATTCCAATAGCAGCTGCACTCGGCTGGCTTGCTCTTTCCCTAAACTTCACATTCAGTTCCAGCCCCCTTTATTTGGCGCTGGGAGATATTGCCTGGCAGAATAGCACTGAATTCCTGCTCGTCGCCATTCCCATGTTTGTCCTGCTCGGCGAAATTCTCCTGCGCTCGGGTATTGCCTCAAAAATGTACGAAGGCATGGTCCAATGGCTTGGCTGGTTACCTGGTGGGCTGATGCATTCAAACATCGGCGCCTGCTCTTTATTTGCGGCAACATCCGGCTCAAGTGTCGCAACGGCCGCGACCATTGGTACGGTGGCCCTTCCGGAAGTGAACAAACGTAAATATAACGAGAGATTATTTCTCGGCACATTAGCTGCCGGCGGTACCCTCGGAATCCTGATCCCGCCGTCGATCAATCTTATTCTCTACGGGCTTCTTACAGACACATCCGTTCCCGAACTTTATCTCGCCGGGTTCTTACCAGGCATGTTACTGGCCGGCCTGTTTATGTTGACCGTAATCATTGCCTGTACCTTCAAAAAAAGCTGGGGCGGCACAAAAGTAGAGGTCACTTGGTCCTCTCGCATTGCAAGCTTACCCGGTCTGGTGCCTCCCCTCGGAATATTTGTCGTCGTCGTTGGCTCCATATATGCTGGTCTTGCAACACCTACGGAAGCTGCGTCGTTGGGTGTTGTTGCGGCTATGGCCCTCGCCGCCGCCAATAAATCACTGACAATTGAAATGCTGAAAGGCGCAATTGAAGGAACAATGCGGACAACGGCTATGATCATGCTGATTATTCTTGCGGCAATATTCCTGAATTTCATTCTTGCCACCATCGGCCTGACACAAGCCCTGACCCAGTTCATCATTAGTCTTGGCTTAAGCCCCTTTGAAACCATGCTCATGATCATCGGTTTCCTAATCCTGCTTGGCTGTTTTATGGAAACATTATCCATGCTCCTGACAACCGCGCCATTATTGGCCCCGATTATTATTCAGCTTGGCTATGATCCGGTCTGGTTTGGCATCCTGCTCATGGTCCTTTTGGAAACAGCTTTGATCACGCCGCCCATCGGTATCAATCTCTATGTGGTTCAAGGTATCCGGAAATCCGGGCGGCTAAACGACGTGATGATCGGTACCCTGCCCTTCGTTCTAACCATGTTTGTGATGATCGGTATGCTTCTGGCATTTCCACAAATTGCCTTATGGCTCCCTGAACTCGTATACTCACGTTAA